The Metopolophium dirhodum isolate CAU chromosome 4, ASM1992520v1, whole genome shotgun sequence DNA window AAGGGTGATCTTTTGGTAAGTCAGATGTATCCATTCGATCTAACAAATTCGAGTTGATGGTTAAGTCTTCATAAAAATCTTTCGTGTTGATATGATACACTagagaatctaaaataataatatatatatatattaatattacatttatacaatattcacaatgaatttttatatatttatttacctgtaTCTGTGTacattagtttaatattatcacCATAGTGTTTTTTCATAACGTTATAATGATAGTCGTACATCAGTGTTTTACTGATGTCTAATACTGAAAaacctataaaaattaaaaaatattaaaataaatgtttttgaaaatgtagagttaatattaattaccgaTATAGATAGGTTTGCAGAATTCAATTATCTTATTTTCTAGTGATACAGCATTCAAATTTTCATTATATGATGTACTATGTTTAAACGTACACTTATTTATAAGCTTTTGTAAACGTCTGTCATTGGATACTAATTCCATTTGTATCCTTTTTCTCATACTCTCCATTGTCTTCCCTTTACGAACagataaatgttttaaagttaataaagttttaaagctatataaacatatttttttaaatttttttttattttttttattttttttattttttttgttaacatacCAAATACAGCGTTATTCATGAGTTTAAAAAACTCCCTCTCGAAGTCATTCGTAGCGTTCTTTCGCATCTCAGTATTCAAATTGATATATTCGGCTAACCAAGGAGATTGATCGAATTGTACGACtctatgtacctatagtatgataatagataatagatatgttacaaatgttaaattaataaaaaaataaataaataaatatttactttttccaCTATCAACCCATTTGCTATAGCCTGTTGAAGATTACGGTAGTGTATTATATAGTTTGTCTTCCTCTCGAATGTCGCCATCAGTTTCTTTACCTTCGAGCCCGTAGGTATTCCGTTTTGAGGAAGGAATGGTAAGTCATTATGCTCGTCATGTAGGTGTTCAGGATATGACACATCTACCTCGTATATCCGACCTATGGGTGAAGTCTCATCCAAATCATCGAGTCCATCCAACTCTGGCTTGACCCATTTAAAATTTGCATAAGGCATATTTTGCGACATCGCCCAACCGTATAGGttattacctaaaataatacaagtacaatataatatcctcgagaaaaaaaaaatgtatacttacaaTCCTGATACACCAACCACGAATCTTCCTTCGAATCATCATAATCAGATACCTTATCGTTATTCGCTTTTGCATAACGCATACTTGCCTGCACCAGTCCACctcgtatacctataaaaaaaaaaaaaaaaaaaaaaaaaagttatgtatttattttagtaataataaaataagtttaataccaaccattttcaaacattaacatCATATCATAATCTGATAGCAGTTCCAGCTTCATTGAGGTGTATTTAAGCATACAGTCGAATGAAAACCCTGGAGCGGTGTAATAGTATGCAGGATCTAAGTTGTAGGCCTTCATACACACATCACGGAAATTTTCGAAAATGTCAGCCAGTAGCAGCACATcgattttcaaatacaaatctGAATATTCACCAATCGTTTTGCACTCAAAATGTTCCCACACTTTCATCGCGTGCTCGTACTCTTTATCTTCAACCCCCGACTCGGTTAGGATACTATAGAATTCAGCTTTATCCGGTAACGCATTTTCATCAAGCTTACTCCACGCGTCTGTATACTCGTAAGGATATACACCCTTACGGGTTACAAGGTTCATATCATCAGTGGAGAAATGCTTCCCCGTCTCACGGAATTTAGAAAAGTCAGGAGTTAGCAAATTTTTAGCGAGTGTTGAAAGTTTCGAAGCCATAAATCTGCAGGTGTCTATAAATCTGATCGTAAAGGTGTTTGATACGTATTTGGAGAAGGAAATAAACTTCTCCTCGCTGCTGGGTATAACCGTGATCCTCTGCGTATCATATCCTAACTCTGTCACTATGAAATGAGCATCATAGTTTGATAGGTTATGTAGGAAACACGGTACAAATACAGGTGTTTGTAGTTTCTGGTTACACGTATTGCAAAGAGCCTGTCGATATTTTCCAGAAAGGTGACAGTGGTCAGCTGTTTTTCGATGTTGGATCTCATGAGGTGGTGTAAACTTTACACAACATAGGTTACAGTGTGTCGCCGCCTCGTGAACCACTCTGTCATGTGTACTCATATTTATCATTACgtttgtttttaacaatttcTCTATCTTTAACGATATTTCAGAAACCATTTCCACGAAACGTGCCGCAACATCCCTACGTTCCTCACTACCACGATAAATAATAGGTTTAGTCGGTATGTCGTAATCTTCGAGCAGACTTAATGGAACGTTATTGGAAGCCTTAACGAAAATACCGAAACTCATAGGCTCATGCTTATGAATTATGTCTGTGTTTTTCCCTTTCTTTTCACCATCAGCCTTCAATAGTAGCGCTTCGAAGTCAGCATATATAACGATGGGATGTCGTTCCGTGTTTCTCCACGCATCAAACTCTAGACAATCCCCTTCTGCCGGCATAACTGGTAATATTGGTTTATGTAAGCCACATATCAACTTATGCTGGTCTAACGCAGCCTGTCCACTCAATTGATATTTTCGAGGTATATTGTCAAAACTCGTAAAACATCGTTTACAGAATATGATACTTCCTGTATGTCTAGTTTTTTGAGCGCGAACGAGTCTTGaaaaattagatatatataCGTAATGTGTATTATCGTTTTCCGTCACTAATAATAGATCAAAGTGATCTCGCTTTTCATCCTCTACAACTCTGAGTGGGAAAACCTCATATGTTGGAAACTTTTTCGGTGGTTGGAATTGTTTTTCAATACCAAAAATATTGATGGAGACGaatggattatttttttcaaatatttttatatcagatAACGGTGTTGGAAATGAGATACAATCGAAATTATATTTCCCCTCGTGCTTGCGATAGTTTTCACCTATACGACATTTTGGTTGTTCTGTCACATGCTTGGCTAATATAGCCCACTTGAAGCATTGTTGATCTATATTTTGTGGGTTTATTGTACCTCTTTTTCTGTCGATACTATCTGGTAAGGATATATAAGATGAACCTGACATTGGTGTATATTTATACACCCCTAATAATAATCCATCTATAGCTTCTAGTGTGAATCCACTTCCTCTACCCGTATAAGTCTCTTCTtctgttaataattttgtaaaagatTCCTCAACAATAGCTGATATATCCGACTCTCTAAACAACTCGACTGCAGATGTTTTGAATGCGCGGTTTTCCGAGGAATTTTCCACACGCGGTCTATTATAAGTGGCTTCtagtttcaaattaaatttgatagcGTTTTTCTTAACATGTGCTTTCAGTATATCGATTAGATCGGATTTCAATGagtttagaaatatattataattttcaactttatcaatatttttagcgTAATACCATACTATTTTACGGTTAGCTGAAGTTGAAATTTCTATAAGACCCGGGGATCTAACCAGTTCCATACGCACTTTTTTCGCCTTAACAGCTGAAGTAGAATTAGCGGTGGAAATGCGTTTACCATTGACTACAGTCGTATaagaatcttaaaaaaaaaaaaaaaaaaaatatatatgtataaaactatCGCTAAATAACaatctatatacattttgaaaactaattaaCTTATACTCTGttcatgttattaaaatataactaaatccTTAGGTTAATATTCAGTctgtgatattaaaaataaaactaaccttGTAAAGTTTCATCCAAACCCACGTTTTCAAATTCCATAAGTACCTCCTTACACACATCATCATTGTTCAACATActacatacattttgaatagtttgaCACTGGTTTGATGGTTCTCCCTGTGTGTTTGATACCTTGGTTTGCGGAGTTGACTTTATAGTATATTTGCGAGGTGGATGATTGCGAgttatatctaattattaaagatatttttgttatacaataatttattttaatataataatatatatacaatatacatactatgaACATTTTTGATATGTCTATTGAGATTTGATTTTTTATCGAATGATTTACTACATATAGTACACGGAAACCGTACACCATCGTGCTTCTTTTGGTGGGCAGTCAAATTGTCTTTTCGTGTAAAGGTTGATACACATTGATcgcatttaaacattattaaatttataaagtataaataaaataaaggaaaaatattaagtatatacacTTGATATAATAAACACTTAGAATAAAcactttaaaaattttaaaacactgtAAATTCTTTAAAGTCAGCGCGTGTAGGTGCGTGTACACTGGTTTAACGCAGTAGACGGACTAAAGAGAAGTGCCAGTTGTTTCAGCATAGTATAATAGCCGTGTGAATTGTTCCTTCTTCGATATGTTATTAGTGTATGAGAGATGGCTATTAAGaatttcgattcaaaatggctATTTAGAGTCGGCGACATCCTGGCGGCTGGCGATGACCAAGACAATAATTAGGCTATTAGGGTTAATGTATCTAATGGTAGGAAATATCTTCTATTCGATATttgtatactataggtataattattttataatgttcggCGAGCGTGCGAACGGATGGCTCCTAATGACAATGCGCGCAGCTGTAAGCTATTAGCACCTATAAATGTTTCTTTTGCAGTTTTATGTAAAGCTATGGcgagtatacaatattattcgggagttatattttattacaaaatatatcttagaaataattttataatgataacacTGATATGATATACAAACACGTTCGCGGTAACTgataacgtatattttattacaaataacatGATAAGTAATAGTGATactagtgataactgataatgtaTGATAACTGATTAAATTTATGTCGCACACGTATGCGGTTAAAGCTAAATAGGGCAAGTAATTACTTAAGAGTATGATCACTCACGGTATAGGATTGTAGGGGTATGTATGGGAGGGGAAGGGCACTGACGAGCATTGCCGAGCATGGTCGAGCACGGTCGCGCACGTACGCGAAAGGAGTAGTGAGTAGGGAGTAGGTATCAGaacatacataattatactacttaggcattatttaaataaggtatattattatgttgttcacTTGATATACTATTGTAAATGAACTGAATGAATAACGTTTTAAATGTtggattaatatttaagtattattgtttttaaattaattatagttattaatacctatacatgtatgtttattattattttattttattaatgatgtaacacaaaaaaataaaaatgtgtaacatTTAAACAGAAAATTATCAATGAAGTGCTTTGAAGAATCATAGcctattgtaaattttttttacaaatcacTGCAtacgtgaaatttttttta harbors:
- the LOC132942651 gene encoding uncharacterized protein LOC132942651; this encodes MSQNMPYANFKWVKPELDGLDDLDETSPIGRIYEVDVSYPEHLHDEHNDLPFLPQNGIPTGSKVKKLMATFERKTNYIIHYRNLQQAIANGLIVEKVHRVVQFDQSPWLAEYINLNTEMRKNATNDFEREFFKLMNNAVFGKTMESMRKRIQMELVSNDRRLQKLINKCTFKHSTSYNENLNAVSLENKIIEFCKPIYIGN